A region of Myxococcaceae bacterium JPH2 DNA encodes the following proteins:
- a CDS encoding beta-lactamase family protein: MLNTASRTVMQGHVEDGWGSVADVFRTNFEGSPGEVGAACCVYADGRPVVDVWGGLADREANRPWNKDTLALVASTTKGATAICAHLLAQRGQLDLDAPVIKYWPEFGAAGKEHIPVRWLLSHQAGLPLVDGPLTFEDACAWHPVIRALEAQKPEWRPGTEHVYHSMTFGFLVGEVVRRITGTSLGTFFANEVAAPLGLSAWIGLPSEQEGRVARIEYAAPFTLEEMTAGMIETTGLDRDTVIAWMNAVWGPNSVQARAGQLGGAFDHSSGYMNTRAFRAAEFPFGNMFSDAHSLARMYAATVSTVDGVRLLNPATVEKMTEVHTDKTRMNGLPPGLDVPANRSFYMSLGFWRACPPMPLVGPGSFGHPGSGGSIAFADPDAGVGFGYVTNLWSFRIGEPRASNLAAAVVACLRSRS; encoded by the coding sequence ATGCTGAACACGGCAAGCAGGACCGTCATGCAGGGCCACGTCGAGGATGGCTGGGGAAGCGTGGCCGACGTCTTCCGGACGAACTTCGAAGGGTCGCCCGGCGAGGTCGGCGCGGCGTGCTGTGTCTACGCGGACGGCCGTCCCGTGGTCGATGTGTGGGGAGGCCTGGCGGATCGCGAGGCGAACCGCCCGTGGAACAAGGACACCCTCGCATTGGTCGCTTCCACGACCAAAGGCGCGACCGCGATCTGCGCCCACCTGCTCGCTCAGCGCGGCCAGCTCGATCTGGACGCCCCGGTGATCAAGTACTGGCCTGAGTTCGGCGCCGCCGGCAAGGAGCACATCCCCGTGCGCTGGCTCCTCTCCCATCAAGCCGGTCTGCCGCTCGTCGATGGTCCGCTGACCTTCGAGGACGCCTGCGCCTGGCATCCGGTCATCCGCGCGCTCGAAGCGCAGAAGCCGGAGTGGCGGCCGGGCACCGAGCACGTCTACCACAGCATGACCTTCGGGTTCCTCGTGGGGGAGGTGGTGCGGCGGATCACCGGCACCTCGCTCGGCACGTTCTTCGCCAACGAGGTCGCGGCCCCACTCGGGCTGAGCGCGTGGATCGGACTGCCGTCGGAGCAAGAGGGACGGGTGGCGCGGATTGAGTACGCCGCCCCGTTCACGCTCGAGGAGATGACCGCCGGGATGATCGAAACCACCGGCCTCGACCGGGACACGGTCATCGCCTGGATGAACGCCGTGTGGGGGCCCAACTCCGTGCAAGCTCGCGCCGGACAGCTCGGCGGCGCGTTCGATCACTCCAGCGGCTACATGAACACGCGTGCCTTCCGCGCGGCGGAGTTCCCCTTTGGGAACATGTTCTCGGACGCGCACTCGCTGGCGCGGATGTATGCGGCCACCGTGAGCACGGTCGATGGCGTGCGCCTGTTGAATCCGGCGACCGTCGAGAAGATGACCGAGGTCCACACCGACAAGACGCGGATGAATGGACTGCCGCCGGGACTCGATGTTCCCGCCAACCGGTCCTTCTACATGTCGCTCGGGTTCTGGCGGGCATGCCCACCGATGCCGCTGGTCGGGCCAGGGTCGTTTGGCCACCCTGGCTCCGGCGGATCCATCGCCTTCGCCGACCCGGATGCCGGTGTCGGCTTCGGCTACGTCACGAACCTCTGGTCATTTCGAATCGGCGAGCCGCGTGCCTCGAACCTCGCCGCGGCGGTCGTGGCGTGCCTCAGGTCTCGGAGCTGA